The sequence below is a genomic window from Myxococcales bacterium.
CTCGTGCTGTCGATGGCCTCCAGGAGCAAATTGCCAGTGCCCATGATGCGCTGGCCGAAGGGTCGCTCGACCACGTAGTCAGTGATGCGATAGAGGTCGACCTGCTCCATCGTTTTCGAGAACAGCCCGAGCTCGATCACGATGCGCTGGTTGGTGATCTTGTAGCGTTTACCGCGCGCTCTCAGCCACAGCACGGGGAGCGCCAGACCCAGCGTCAGAATGGCGACCAGGAGCAGCCCGACGCTCGGCACGACCGCGGGCGAACCCTCGAAGAGCACGTCCTCGGTCTGCGGATCCGGCGGCGGGGTAGGGGTCAGCGCGGTGTTGGGCATGCGAATCGGCTGCTCGGGATCACAGCCGGCCGCCGATGCGGAAGCCGCCTGGCGTCACTGTGAAATGCAGAGGCGCCGCCGCGGCGGGTTCGGACTTCTTCCTCGACAAGAGCGCCCACGTGACTCCGCCGGCCGCCACCACGGTCCCGGCGATCAAGAGCACGTTGGCTGTCGTTGCCATGCTCTTGGCGCTGTCGTAGTCCTCTTGCGCCGCTCGTGACTCGGGATTGTCCTGCGCGTCGTCCCGCTTGCTCTTGGCTTGCAGCCCCACGAACAAGCCAGCGCCAACCGCCGCGACACCCACGCCTGCGACGACCCATGGCAGGACGCCGGGGCCACGGCTCGGTGGTGGCCGGTCGGGTTCCGGCGCGACGGGTTTGGCGGGCACGACGGGCTCGGGTTGTTTGTCGGGCAGCGGTTTGTTCTGTTGCGCGAGCTGAGCCTTCAACGTCTCCATGCGCCGCTCGAGCGCGCCACGGTCCTTCGCTTTGGGAGCCTTCTCGAGGTACTTGGTATAGGCGTCGATGGCCTTCTGGTTCTCACCCAAACCCTCGTAGGCTCGGCCCAGGTTGTAGAGCAGCACCGCCTCGTCGTGGAGGGAGTAGGCCCGCTCGAGGAGCTGGGCGGCCTCGTCGAACTTCCCCTGGCGGTACAGGTCAGCGCTCTTCTCGAACAGCTCCAACGCCTCGGTTTTTGGGTCTTTCTTGGCGTTCGGCTGCGCTTCGGCGGAAACTGTCGGAAAGCCAACCAGAGACAGAGCCAGGAGGACTGGCAGAACCCTTGTGACGATGCGAGTCATTTTGCTAGGCTTATACGCTTGAAAGCATAGCTGGGGGAATGGGCGCCGCGGAATCGACAACGACAGAGACCATCGGCCGGTATGAGGTCGTCGGCCGCCTCGCAGTAGGCGGCATGGCGGAGATCTTGCTCGGAAGGCTGCGGGGGCCAAGCGGTTTCGAACGGGCGGTGGTCATCAAGCGGATTTTGCCCCACCTGGCCGAGCAGCCGGCGTTCGTCGACATGTTCCTGGACGAGGCCCGCCTGGCGGCCCGGATCCAGCACCGGAACGTGGTCCAGGTCCACGAGCTTGGGCAGGACGGGGTGAACCTGTTCCTGACCATGGAGTACCTGGAGGGGGAGAACACCGCGGGCATCGTGCGCCGCAGCCTGGTCAAGGAGGAAGAGCTGGGGGTGGCGGTTTGCGCGTACATCGTGGCAGAGGCGTGCGCCGGCCTGCACGCCGCCCACGAGCTCACCGACGCCGAGGGGCGCCCGCTCGGCCTCGTGCACCGTGACGTCTCCCCGCAGAATATCTTCGTCACCTACGGCGGAGGGGTCCGGGTGCTCGACTTCGGCATTGCCAAGGCCGCCGACCGCAGCGCGCACACCGAGGTCGGACAGCTCAAGGGCAAGTTCGAATACATGTCGCCGGAGCAGTGCCGCGGCAAGGCCATCGATCGGCGCTGTGACGTGTTCGCGCTCGGCATCGTGCTCTACGAGCTCTTGACGCGCCGGCGCCTCTTCAAGCGCGACAACAAACTCGCCGTGCTCGAGGCCGTGTGTCGCGAAATGCCCCTGGCCCCCAGCAAGGTCATCGAGGGTTGCCCGGAGTCACTGGACCGCGTGGTGATGAAGGCGCTGTCCAAACATGCCGACGATCGTTACCCCACCGCGGCTGAGCTGCGTCGCGACCTGATGGCCGTGGTCCGGGAGCTGATGGGGACCAACGACCCGGAAGAGGAGCTGGTCGCGGTAATGCGCCGCTTGTTCGGCGATCGCATCGCAGAAAAGAACGAGATGCTGCGCTGCGTCCGGGCCGGCGACGCGGTCGGCGTGGTGCCCAACGCCGAGGCGGACTCGGCGGTGGAAATCCCCGAGCTCGAGGGCATGGAGCCGTCGAGCGAGCTTTCGGGCATGAACTCGATCCCGCGAGCCCGGCTCGAGAGCGGCTTCACCCTCGGTGGCGTGCACGCGGGGTCCGGCGTCGACGCGCTGGCCGCCGAGGCGGCCAGGCTGAAGCGCAAGAAGCTCACGACTCTGGTCGCGGGTGGTGGTGCGGGGCTCATGCTGTTGATCCTCTTGCTGGTGTGGCTGAGCGCGCCCGAACCCAACGGGGTGTTCCTGACCCAGGGCACCTTCGCGCTCAGGGTCCCGCGCTCGGCGATGCCGCGGCGCGGCCCGCCGCTGCCGCCCGCGGTCACGGAGGTGGTGATCAAGGTGATCAGCGAGCCCGACGGAGCCGCGGTGCTCGTTGCCGGGGAGGACCGAGGCAAGACTCCCATCGAGTTCAAGCTCGCTCGTGGAACCGACCCAGTGGAAATTACTCTCAGACGCGACGGTTATCTCGACGCGGTCGAGAAGGTGATGCCGGACGAGAATCAGCGCTTCCGGGTGTCGCTGACCAAGGCCAAGGTCAAGACGGGTGGCGGACCCGTGCCCAAGACGGGCGGCGGCTTTCATCGCTTCGACTGAGTGAGCAGTGCCGGCGGCGGCCACCGGTACGAAGTGGCACGGGTCGACGGGTGAGGCCTCCGGTGCCATACGGGGCGCATGGGCTTGGTTGAGCTGAGGCGCGGTCGGCAGGCGCCGTCGTCGGCGGACCTGCGGAGCTTCTTGCCGACGAGGCGCGCCGAGATGGACGCGCGGGGTTGGGCCGAGCTCGACATCCTGATCGTCACGGGTGACGCCTACGTCGATCACCCCGCGTTTGGCCCCATTCTCATCGCGCGCTTCCTCGAGGGGCGTGGATACCGCGTCGGGATCGCGGCCCAGCCCCGCTGGGACGAGCCGTCCGACCTTCTGGTCATGGGGCGCCCGCGCCTGTTCGTCGGTGTCAGCGCCGGGAACCTCGACAGCATGCTCAACAAACTCACGGCGCAGAAGAAGGTGCGCTCGGACGACCAGTATTCCCCCGGCGGTCGCCCGAACCAGCGCCCCAATCGAGCCAGCATCGTCTACGCGAACCTGTGCCGCCAAGCGTTCCCGGGTCTGCCCGTGGTCCTCGGCGGCATCGAGGCCTCGCTCCGCCGCATCGCGCACTACGACTACTGGTCCGACTCGGTTCGGCGCTCGCTGCTCCTGGACGCAAAGGCCGATCTCTTGGTCTTTGGCATGGGCGAGCGGGCCGCGTGGGAGATCGCCAAGCGCCTGGACGCCGGGGAGAAGATCTCCGAGCTCAGCGACGTGCGCGGCACCGCCCGGGTCCTGAACAGTCCAGCACAATGGCGGCCGTTGGCCGACGCTCCGAGCCGTTTCACCACCGATGGCAAGGCCGTGATCTTGCCCGCGTACGAAGAGGTCCTGGAAGACAAGCGCGCGTTCGCGAAGATGACGGCGGCGTTTCAGAAGGAGACCAACGCTCACAACGCACGCCCGCTGCTGCAGGTCCACGGCAAACAGGCCGTGTACATGAACCCGCCGGCGCTGCCGCTCGAGGAGGGGGAAATGGATGGGCTCTACGCCCTGCCGTTCCTGCGGAAGCCGCATTTTTCCTACGGCGAAGCGCGCATTCCGGCCTTCGAGACCGTCAAACACTCCATCGTCACCATGCGCGGGTGTTTCGGCGGCTGCAGCTTCTGCAGCATCACGGAGCACGAAGGCCGCATCATTCAGAGCCGCTCCGAACAGAGTGTGCTCCACGAGGTGCGCCAGCTCTCGCGCATGTCTGGCTTCTCCGGCGTGGTGACCGACGTGGGGGGACCCACCGCCAACATGTACAAACTCGCCTGCCGCGAGCCGAAGATCGAGGCGGCCTGTCGCCGCCTGTCCTGCGTGCACCCGGGTGTGTGCGAGAACCTGCAGACGGACCACAAACCGCTGGTGCGGTTGCTGCGCAAGGTGCGCGCCGAGAAGGGCATCAAGCGGGTCTTCATCGCGTCCGGTGTGCGCTACGACCTGGCGGAGAAGAGCCCCGAGTTCATCCGGGAGCTGGCGGCGCACCACACCGGTGGGCAGCTGTCGGTGGCGCCCGAACACGTCGACCCGGACGTGCTCGACAAGATGCGGAAACCTGGCGTCGAGTCCTACGAGCGTTTTGCCCAGGCCTTCTGCGCGGCGAGCGAGGCCGCGGGCAAGGAGCAATACCTGGTGCCGTACTACATCACCGGGCACCCCGGCTCGACCCTCACCGACACCATCGCGCTCGCGCGCTACCTGAAACGGAACGACATGCGCCCGCGCCAGGTGCAAGACTTCATCCCGACGCCGATGGCCGTCGCCACGGCCATGTTCCACACCGGGCTCGATCCCTTCACCGGGAAGGCCGTGCCCGTGGCACGCGACCTCCGGGAGAAACGCCGGATGAAGGCGCTGATCTTGTGGTGGGACCCCGAACACTGGCCGCTGGCCCGCGAGGCCCTGCAGAAGGCCGGCAGAACCGACCTGATTGGCACCACGCCGAACTCGCTGATTCCGCCGGCGCACGCCGCTCTGAGCGCGGCCTCCGGGGGGGGCCCTTCGGGCTCGCGCGGTGGGGGGTGGTATAAGCCAGGGGGTGGCGAGCGACGACCGCGGTCAGCGTCCTCAGGGCGTGCCCGCAACGCTGAAGGCGGACGCGGGGGTCGCGAGCGAGGTGATGCGCCGCGTGAAGGCGCCCCATCGCCCCGTCCTGGTCGTCGTCTCCGGTAACGAAAAGGACGTCGGTCGCCGGGTCCTCGTCGAGCGCACGCTGCTGCTCGGGCGTGACCCCGACGCGGGGCTGCCGCTCTCCGACGGGTTGGTGTCGTGGCATCACGCGAGCATCGACGACCGCGGCGACGGCTGGGCGCTGGTCGATCTAGGGAGCACCAACGGCGTCGCACTGAACGGTGAGAAGGTCACCGATGCGGTCTTGTCTCCGAACGACACGGTGCTGCTCGGCTCGACGGTGGTGCGGTTCGAGAAGGAGGACGGGGTCGCGCAGGCCTACAATCAGGTGGTCGAGCGCCTGCTGAACATCGACGACCTCTCGGGCCTGTTCGTGCGACGGAAATTCGACGCGGAGCTCGAGACGCTGCTGGAGGTTGCGCGCAAACAGCAACGAAGTGTGGCCCTCTTGGTGATGGATCTCGATGGTGTGAAGAAGATCAACGACACCCACGGGCACCTGTTCGGCGCCTACGTGATCGGGGCGAGCGGCAAGCTGATCGGTGAGGTGGTCGGGCGGCGGGGCATTGGCTCACGCTTCGGCGGGGACGAGTTCCTGGCCGCGTTGCCCGGGCTCGACCGAGCGGCAGCCCTGGCGGTGGCCGAGGAGATCCGCGCCAAGCTGAACGAACATCCGTTCGAGAAGGACGGGATCGCGCTTCGGCCCGGGATCTCCATCGGGGTCGCGCTCTTTCCGGAGGACGCCGACGAAAAATCTCTGTTCCAGCGGGCCGACGAGGCGCTGTATCGGGCCAAAGTTGGTGGTAAGAACCGCGTGTGTTCCTGAGCCCGCCCGTTCGCCGGTACGGGTTCGGAAATCACAAGCGCCCCCACGCCGGAGATCCGTCATGCCTGCCGACAACGTCTTTGTGATCGACCACCCGCTGATCCAGCACAAGCTGACCTTGATGCGGCAAAAGGACACGAGCACGAGCGATTTTCGCGCGCTCCTGTCCGAGCTCAGCATGCTGATGGCCTACGAGGTCACGCGCGACATGCAGATCGTGATGCACGAGATCGAGACCCCGCTGGCGAAGATGCAGGCGCCGCTACTCGAGGGGAAGAAGATCGTGTTCATCAGTGTGCTGCGGGCCGGGACCGGCATGCTCGACGGCATGCTGCGCATCGTGCCGAGCGCCCGCGTCGGGCACATTGGCCTCTACCGCGATCCAAAGACGCTGAAGCCGGTGGAGTACTTCTTCAAGGTGCCGAGCGAGATGGAGGACCGCGACGCCATCGTCATGGATCCGATGCTCGCCACCGGCAACAGCGCGGTCGCGGCGGTGGCGCGAGTGAAGGCGACCTCACCGAAGAGTGTGAAATACGTGTGTTTGCTGGCGGCGCCCGAGGGCATCCGGACGTTGCAAGCCGAACACCCCGACGTGCCGATTTACACCCCCGCCATCGACGAGCGCTTGAACGACCACGGCTACATCTTGCCGGGTCTCGGAGACGCCGGCGATCGCATCTACGGCACCAAGTAGCCCCGACAGGTTTTCGACCGAAAGGGCGAGAGCCGAGTCACAGGCACTCCTTCTTCGGCCAGCGTCGCCCCTGCGCATCGACCGAGTAGGGGGGATCACACGGGCCCACCTGCAGACACTCCGGCTTGATGCTGCGTTTCCCCTTGGTGTCGACGGTGTACGGCGGGTCACAGGGGTCGTCGATCGGCCTCGAGGGCGGGGCGGCGGGGATCACCGAGACCCGTCCGTCGCGAGCGATCTCGACCCGAGCGCCGTTGAGGGTGAGCACGTAGCTCCCGTCGGTCTGGGCGGTCGCGCCGACCCGCTCGAACACGCCGAGCCGCTGCTCGAGTGAGTGGACCTTCTGCTCCAGCAGCGCGACCCGGGCGCTGACGGCGACGGGCTGCTCGGCCGGGAACCGCACTGCAGGCGGTGTCACCGGTCGGACGGGTGCCGGAGTCTGCGAGCTGGCCTCGCCGTCGGAGAGCAGCAAGACCGCACCCAGCGCGAGCGCGACCGACCACACCATCGAAACACGCAACATGACTCGGAGCTTACTCCGAGTCGTTGAGCCGCACAGGTAGGGGACGCATCAGAGCGCGGCTTCGAGCCGGGCGCAGGCCTCGCGCAGGGTCTTGATCCGCGAATACCGCTTGTCTTCCGCCTCGATCAGGGTCCACGGAGCAAACTCGGTGCTGGTGCGCTCGATCATATCGTTGGCCGCGCCCTCGTAGGCGTTGGTCTTGGCTCGGTTCCGGTAGTCCTCGGGGCCGATCTTGTACTGCTTGTACGACTCCCGTTCCCGCTCCTGGAATCTGCGCAGCTGTTCATCGCGGCTGATGTGCAGCCAGAACTTCATCACGATGAGTCCGCTCTCGACCAGGTGCTCCTCGAAGTCGTTGATCTCTTTGTAGGCCCGCATCCAGGTGCGTTCGCTGGCGAACCCCTCGATGCGCTCGACCAGCACGCGTCCATACCAGCTGCGATCGTAGATGGTGAATTTCCCGAGTCGTGGCAGGTGGCGCCAGAACCTCCACAGGTAGTGGTGCGCGCGCTCCTCGTCGGTGGGAGCCGCGATGGGGATCACGCGGTAGGCGCGGGCATCGAGCGCGCTCGTGATGCGCCGGATCGCGCCGCCCTTGCCCGCGGCGTCCCAGCCCTCGAACACCATCAACACCCCGCGCTGCCGCTTGGCCACCTGTCGCGCCAGGCGATTCATGCGCCCCTGCAGCAACTCGAGCTCGTGCCCGTAGGCCTTGGCGTCGATGGTCTGCGTCAGATCGAGCGAGTCGAGGATCGTGTGAGGGTCGGGCAGATCGACGGAAGCGGCCGTTTTTTGCGACACAGGCGGGGCGTTTTCGAGGCGGTAGCGGATGCGCTCGAGCACGTGTTCGGCCACGGTGACGTCGCGGTACCGTGCGTCCTCACTCTCGATCACCGTCCACGGTGCGTCGCCAGTGCTGGTCTCGCGGATCACGCGCTCGCAGGTGCGACGAATGTCGGCGTAGGCGGCGTGACGCTCCCAGTCTCGTCGTGTCACACGCCAGGCGGTGTCCCGGTTCTTCTCCAGCTTGGTGAGCCGCTTCTTCTGCACCTTCTTGCTGATGTGCAGCCAGAGCTTGATGATGAGCGCACCGTCATCGGTGAGGTTCTTCTCGAACGCGACCGCACGCCGCAGCGCAGCGCCGAGGTGATCGTCGCTCGAGTCGCCCGAGACGTGGCTCTCGACGGCGGGCGCGTACCAGGCGCCGAGGAACACCCCGACGAATCCCTTGGGCGGCAGCGCCATCCAGTAGCGCCAGTACTCCGGGCGTTCGCGCTCGTCCTGGGTCGGCTCGTCCGTCGCGTAGCTCGAGAGCCCGCGCGCATCCATCCACTCGAACAAGCGGTTCTGCACCTCCCCCTTGCCGGCGCCGTCGACGCCGCCGATCACGATGAGCACGGGGAAGTCGGCGGTCGCCAGCTCCCGCTGGATCGACAAGAGTGCGGTCCGGAGGCTCCGTGCCCGCTCGGAGAAGTCGGACTTCGTGAGGGTGCGTCCCAGCTCGGCGGTCTCGAACATGCTTCGAGTCTTAGCCCCTCGGCCGGGGTCGCCGGGTCGCTAAATGGTCCCCGATTAGCGCAATTTCTGCTGCGGCCGAGGACGCCCGTCGGAAGACAGGGCGCAAATGCTCAGCCCGCACGGCCCGGCTCCGCAAACCCCGCGAGTCTGTTAGCGTTGCTGGCCCGGGGATCGGTCGAAGGGACGCATGTCGAACACGAAGACGGGTAGGGCACCAGCCGGCAAAATCCTGCGCATCGAGGAGCTCGACGAGATCCTCGACAGCAACCCCGACAACTTGCAGTCGGTGCTCGACACCCTGGTCAACGCTGCCGCCAAGGGGCAGCAGTACCCGGCGTTGTTCGAGAAGCTGCACTCGGTCGCCACGACCCAAGACAAACTCGCGGATTTGGCGTTCGCGTACGAGAACCTGTCTCAGGACCGCCGGGCCAAGCTGCTGGCGCCGGAGCACCAGGCCGCCATCTTCCTGCACGCCGCGAGTTTTTTTGCGGATGTCTTCGGTGATCCGGACGGCGCGGTCAGCTACGCCGAACGGGTGCTGTCGCTTCAGCCGGGCAACCCCGCCGCGGTGAGTCGCCTCGAGAAGATCTTCGGTGATAACGACGATAGCGCGCGGCTCTCGAAGCTTTATCTGGAGCTCGCCACGCACGAGCGTGACCCCGGGGCGCAGATGCGCCGTCTGCGCCAGGCCGTCGAGGTGGCCGCGGACGTGCCGGCGCTCGGCGACGTGGTGATCGACGCACTTCAGCGCTTGAACAAGCTCGACCCCGGTGACGCCTGGGTGCGCGAGTCGCTCGAGCAGCGGTTCGTTGCGGCGGGCAAACCTCGCGAAGCGGTCAAGCTGCTGGAGGCGGCGCTGAATCGCGAACCGCCGCCGTCGGGGGTCGAGGCCTTGCAGCTCCGAACACGGCTGCTGGGGCTTTACACCCGAGATGTCGCTGAGCCGCACCGCGCGGTGCCCCACATCGAGGCGCTCCTGGCGGATGCCCCTGATCATGCGGACGCACGCCGCGCGGCCGAGGCCTTGATCGACAACCGTGCGGTCGCCGCCCGGGTGGCCGCCGCGCTCTCGGACGC
It includes:
- the upp gene encoding uracil phosphoribosyltransferase — its product is MPADNVFVIDHPLIQHKLTLMRQKDTSTSDFRALLSELSMLMAYEVTRDMQIVMHEIETPLAKMQAPLLEGKKIVFISVLRAGTGMLDGMLRIVPSARVGHIGLYRDPKTLKPVEYFFKVPSEMEDRDAIVMDPMLATGNSAVAAVARVKATSPKSVKYVCLLAAPEGIRTLQAEHPDVPIYTPAIDERLNDHGYILPGLGDAGDRIYGTK
- a CDS encoding PH domain-containing protein is translated as MPNTALTPTPPPDPQTEDVLFEGSPAVVPSVGLLLVAILTLGLALPVLWLRARGKRYKITNQRIVIELGLFSKTMEQVDLYRITDYVVERPFGQRIMGTGNLLLEAIDSTSPMVRLAGLKTDVVLLYEKIRTATEAAKQRRGVRVVDYGEPGVPIS
- a CDS encoding diguanylate cyclase, whose translation is MKAPHRPVLVVVSGNEKDVGRRVLVERTLLLGRDPDAGLPLSDGLVSWHHASIDDRGDGWALVDLGSTNGVALNGEKVTDAVLSPNDTVLLGSTVVRFEKEDGVAQAYNQVVERLLNIDDLSGLFVRRKFDAELETLLEVARKQQRSVALLVMDLDGVKKINDTHGHLFGAYVIGASGKLIGEVVGRRGIGSRFGGDEFLAALPGLDRAAALAVAEEIRAKLNEHPFEKDGIALRPGISIGVALFPEDADEKSLFQRADEALYRAKVGGKNRVCS
- a CDS encoding serine/threonine protein kinase — translated: MGAAESTTTETIGRYEVVGRLAVGGMAEILLGRLRGPSGFERAVVIKRILPHLAEQPAFVDMFLDEARLAARIQHRNVVQVHELGQDGVNLFLTMEYLEGENTAGIVRRSLVKEEELGVAVCAYIVAEACAGLHAAHELTDAEGRPLGLVHRDVSPQNIFVTYGGGVRVLDFGIAKAADRSAHTEVGQLKGKFEYMSPEQCRGKAIDRRCDVFALGIVLYELLTRRRLFKRDNKLAVLEAVCREMPLAPSKVIEGCPESLDRVVMKALSKHADDRYPTAAELRRDLMAVVRELMGTNDPEEELVAVMRRLFGDRIAEKNEMLRCVRAGDAVGVVPNAEADSAVEIPELEGMEPSSELSGMNSIPRARLESGFTLGGVHAGSGVDALAAEAARLKRKKLTTLVAGGGAGLMLLILLLVWLSAPEPNGVFLTQGTFALRVPRSAMPRRGPPLPPAVTEVVIKVISEPDGAAVLVAGEDRGKTPIEFKLARGTDPVEITLRRDGYLDAVEKVMPDENQRFRVSLTKAKVKTGGGPVPKTGGGFHRFD
- a CDS encoding YgiQ family radical SAM protein; translated protein: MGLVELRRGRQAPSSADLRSFLPTRRAEMDARGWAELDILIVTGDAYVDHPAFGPILIARFLEGRGYRVGIAAQPRWDEPSDLLVMGRPRLFVGVSAGNLDSMLNKLTAQKKVRSDDQYSPGGRPNQRPNRASIVYANLCRQAFPGLPVVLGGIEASLRRIAHYDYWSDSVRRSLLLDAKADLLVFGMGERAAWEIAKRLDAGEKISELSDVRGTARVLNSPAQWRPLADAPSRFTTDGKAVILPAYEEVLEDKRAFAKMTAAFQKETNAHNARPLLQVHGKQAVYMNPPALPLEEGEMDGLYALPFLRKPHFSYGEARIPAFETVKHSIVTMRGCFGGCSFCSITEHEGRIIQSRSEQSVLHEVRQLSRMSGFSGVVTDVGGPTANMYKLACREPKIEAACRRLSCVHPGVCENLQTDHKPLVRLLRKVRAEKGIKRVFIASGVRYDLAEKSPEFIRELAAHHTGGQLSVAPEHVDPDVLDKMRKPGVESYERFAQAFCAASEAAGKEQYLVPYYITGHPGSTLTDTIALARYLKRNDMRPRQVQDFIPTPMAVATAMFHTGLDPFTGKAVPVARDLREKRRMKALILWWDPEHWPLAREALQKAGRTDLIGTTPNSLIPPAHAALSAASGGGPSGSRGGGWYKPGGGERRPRSASSGRARNAEGGRGGRERGDAPREGAPSPRPGRRLR
- the pap gene encoding polyphosphate:AMP phosphotransferase; its protein translation is MFETAELGRTLTKSDFSERARSLRTALLSIQRELATADFPVLIVIGGVDGAGKGEVQNRLFEWMDARGLSSYATDEPTQDERERPEYWRYWMALPPKGFVGVFLGAWYAPAVESHVSGDSSDDHLGAALRRAVAFEKNLTDDGALIIKLWLHISKKVQKKRLTKLEKNRDTAWRVTRRDWERHAAYADIRRTCERVIRETSTGDAPWTVIESEDARYRDVTVAEHVLERIRYRLENAPPVSQKTAASVDLPDPHTILDSLDLTQTIDAKAYGHELELLQGRMNRLARQVAKRQRGVLMVFEGWDAAGKGGAIRRITSALDARAYRVIPIAAPTDEERAHHYLWRFWRHLPRLGKFTIYDRSWYGRVLVERIEGFASERTWMRAYKEINDFEEHLVESGLIVMKFWLHISRDEQLRRFQERERESYKQYKIGPEDYRNRAKTNAYEGAANDMIERTSTEFAPWTLIEAEDKRYSRIKTLREACARLEAAL
- a CDS encoding tetratricopeptide repeat protein, with amino-acid sequence MTRIVTRVLPVLLALSLVGFPTVSAEAQPNAKKDPKTEALELFEKSADLYRQGKFDEAAQLLERAYSLHDEAVLLYNLGRAYEGLGENQKAIDAYTKYLEKAPKAKDRGALERRMETLKAQLAQQNKPLPDKQPEPVVPAKPVAPEPDRPPPSRGPGVLPWVVAGVGVAAVGAGLFVGLQAKSKRDDAQDNPESRAAQEDYDSAKSMATTANVLLIAGTVVAAGGVTWALLSRKKSEPAAAAPLHFTVTPGGFRIGGRL